A section of the Bryobacteraceae bacterium genome encodes:
- the hisS gene encoding histidine--tRNA ligase — protein MIRAIRGTRDILPPQSALWNHVEAVAREVFRTFNYREIRTPIFEETALFARGVGEDTDIVSKEMYTWTDRDGTSLTLRPENTASVIRAYIEHRLDQIPGLRKLYYIGPMFRRERPQKGRYRQFSQIGAECIGSESPLVDAEMIELSLEILVRCGIEGARLLLNSVGCPACRPAFVAELRSRLAAVKHQLCADCQRRSETNPLRVLDCKVPEDQNTIDSLPSILDHLCDACRRHFETVQEHLSARGIEFEIRSRLVRGLDYYTRTTFEVTHGALGAQNSILGGGRYDGLAEALGSRVPAPGIGFSIGEDRLVLALEERIDPAQLERLDVYLVPIGDAAAKEAARVARELRQAGLSVELSPDQKVRRAMELANRLGARFAVLLGDDEIARGEIAVKDMAAGSQRAVARAALAAELTAAKRSTA, from the coding sequence ATGATCCGGGCCATCCGCGGCACGCGCGACATTCTGCCGCCGCAGTCCGCGCTGTGGAACCACGTGGAGGCGGTGGCGCGCGAAGTGTTCCGCACCTTCAATTACCGCGAAATCCGCACGCCCATTTTCGAGGAGACGGCCCTGTTTGCCCGCGGCGTCGGCGAGGACACCGACATCGTCTCCAAGGAGATGTACACCTGGACGGACCGCGACGGCACCTCGCTGACCCTCCGCCCGGAAAACACCGCTTCCGTCATCCGCGCCTACATCGAGCACCGGCTTGATCAGATCCCCGGTCTCAGGAAGCTTTACTACATCGGCCCGATGTTCCGCCGCGAGCGCCCGCAAAAGGGCCGCTACCGGCAGTTCTCTCAGATCGGCGCCGAATGCATCGGCTCGGAATCGCCGCTGGTGGACGCGGAGATGATCGAGCTGTCGCTCGAGATCCTGGTCCGCTGCGGCATCGAGGGCGCGCGCCTGCTGCTCAACAGTGTCGGCTGCCCGGCCTGCCGGCCGGCGTTCGTCGCAGAACTCCGCTCGCGTCTGGCGGCGGTGAAACACCAGCTCTGCGCGGACTGCCAGCGCCGCTCGGAGACCAACCCGCTGCGCGTGCTCGACTGCAAGGTGCCCGAGGACCAGAACACGATCGACTCGCTGCCTTCGATCCTCGATCACCTCTGCGACGCCTGCCGCCGTCACTTCGAGACCGTGCAGGAGCACCTGTCGGCGCGCGGCATTGAATTCGAGATCCGGTCGCGCCTGGTGCGCGGCCTGGACTACTACACGCGGACGACTTTTGAAGTGACGCACGGCGCGCTGGGCGCGCAGAACTCGATCCTCGGCGGCGGCCGCTACGACGGGCTCGCCGAGGCGCTCGGCTCGCGGGTGCCGGCACCGGGGATCGGCTTCTCGATCGGCGAAGACCGCCTGGTGCTGGCGCTCGAAGAACGGATCGACCCCGCGCAACTGGAACGGCTGGACGTCTACCTCGTCCCCATTGGCGATGCTGCCGCGAAGGAGGCCGCCCGCGTCGCCCGCGAACTGCGCCAGGCGGGTCTGTCCGTCGAGCTCTCCCCGGACCAGAAAGTCAGACGGGCCATGGAGCTGGCCAACCGGCTCGGCGCGCGGTTTGCGGTTCTGCTGGGCGACGACGAGATCGCCCGCGGCGAGATAGCCGTGAAGGACATGGCCGCTGGTTCGCAGCGCGCCGTGGCGCGGGCAGCGCTGGCCGCCGAGCTGACTGCGGCAAAGCGTTCAACGGCGTAG
- a CDS encoding gamma carbonic anhydrase family protein, giving the protein MIRPYRGIYPKIAPTAYVDQAATVIGDVTLGERASVWPGAVLRGDVNRIEVGEDSNIQDGSVLHGELDRFPVIVGARVTVGHMACLHGCVVEDDVLVGIGAIVLNGARVGRGSVIAAGSLVPEGMEVPPESLVMGVPAKVRRQVTEEEKQRFRDNAQRYIRYRQDYRDEAAH; this is encoded by the coding sequence ATGATTCGTCCCTACCGCGGCATTTACCCGAAAATCGCGCCCACCGCCTATGTCGACCAGGCGGCCACCGTCATCGGCGACGTCACCCTGGGCGAGCGGGCTTCCGTCTGGCCCGGCGCCGTGCTGCGCGGCGATGTGAACCGCATTGAAGTGGGCGAGGATTCGAACATCCAGGACGGCTCGGTGCTGCACGGCGAGCTGGACCGTTTTCCGGTGATTGTCGGCGCGCGCGTCACCGTGGGCCACATGGCGTGCCTGCACGGCTGCGTGGTCGAGGACGACGTGCTGGTCGGCATCGGCGCCATCGTGCTCAACGGCGCGCGGGTGGGGCGCGGATCGGTGATCGCCGCCGGTTCGCTGGTGCCGGAGGGCATGGAGGTTCCGCCCGAATCGCTTGTCATGGGCGTCCCGGCGAAAGTGCGGCGGCAGGTCACCGAGGAAGAGAAACAGCGTTTCCGCGACAACGCGCAGCGCTACATCCGCTACCGCCAGGACTACCGCGACGAGGCGGCGCACTGA
- a CDS encoding peptidase S9 yields MFVRVLVAATLAMMPAAAQKAPFTAEAMMKLKRISDPSVAPDGSAVVYTVGEVDLEKNVIDRQVWISPLAGGPARKVTSEGRNWGARFSPDAKRIAFLSTRSGSAQVWVMDALGENPRQVTHLSTEADGVIWSGDGRTLVFTSEVYPECNADDGCNRKRMEEEQKNPVKARVYDRLLYRHWNQWKGRRVRHLMAVSLDDGKVRDLTPGTRFDVPPFSLNGGPDYAVSPDGKEVCYAANFDEDQATSTNWELYVVPIEGPGEGREAKKISTSPGADASPKYSPDGRWLAWRMQTRAGYESDRWRLVVLERETGQLTVLTENLDRHVTGFAWHPDSKRLAFTVEDRGRQQAHLIPVTGGGTRVITQGAAHVDDLQFTSDGRTLVYTEMSGSSPVEIYRAASGGGTPQPVTRLNDALLESYDLRRLEDFTVAGADNTPVHSFLLKPPNFDANRKYPVLFLIHGGPQGAWGETFSFRWNPQVFATAGFVVVMPNPRGSTGYGTKFTDEINGDWGGKVYDDIMAVVRHVERLPYVDPERFAAAGGSYGGYMVNWILGHTDRFRALVSHAGVYDLYSMGGETEELWFPLWEFKGLPWENPEMYDKWSPSRYAANFRTPTLVIHGELDYRVPYGQGLQLFTALQVKKVPSKLVLFPDEGHWVLKPQNSLFWYRTFLDWVTEWTAKKP; encoded by the coding sequence ATGTTCGTCCGGGTCCTCGTTGCCGCAACGCTGGCCATGATGCCGGCAGCCGCGCAGAAAGCGCCCTTTACCGCCGAGGCGATGATGAAGCTGAAGCGGATCTCGGATCCGTCCGTCGCTCCGGACGGCTCGGCGGTCGTCTACACCGTGGGCGAAGTGGATCTCGAAAAGAACGTCATTGACCGCCAGGTGTGGATCAGCCCGCTGGCCGGCGGCCCAGCGCGCAAGGTCACCAGCGAAGGCCGTAACTGGGGCGCGCGCTTCAGCCCGGACGCGAAACGAATCGCTTTCCTGTCCACGCGCAGCGGTTCGGCGCAGGTGTGGGTGATGGACGCGCTTGGCGAGAATCCGCGCCAGGTAACGCACCTGTCCACGGAAGCCGACGGCGTCATCTGGAGCGGCGATGGCAGGACGCTCGTCTTCACGAGCGAGGTCTACCCGGAGTGCAATGCCGATGACGGCTGCAACCGCAAGCGGATGGAAGAGGAACAGAAGAACCCGGTGAAGGCGCGCGTTTACGACCGTCTGCTGTACCGGCACTGGAACCAATGGAAGGGCAGGCGGGTGCGCCATCTGATGGCCGTTTCACTCGACGACGGCAAGGTGCGTGACCTGACACCCGGGACGCGCTTTGATGTGCCTCCGTTCTCCCTGAACGGCGGACCCGACTACGCCGTCTCGCCGGACGGCAAAGAGGTCTGCTATGCCGCCAACTTCGACGAAGACCAGGCCACCAGCACGAACTGGGAGCTGTACGTGGTGCCCATCGAAGGCCCTGGCGAGGGCCGTGAAGCGAAGAAGATCTCGACGAGCCCCGGCGCGGACGCTTCGCCCAAATATTCGCCGGACGGGCGCTGGCTGGCCTGGCGGATGCAGACGCGCGCCGGCTATGAAAGCGACCGCTGGCGGCTGGTGGTGCTGGAACGCGAAACCGGCCAGCTCACCGTGCTCACCGAGAATCTGGACCGCCACGTCACCGGCTTCGCCTGGCACCCGGACTCGAAGCGGCTCGCATTCACCGTGGAAGACCGCGGGCGGCAGCAGGCTCATTTGATCCCGGTCACGGGCGGCGGCACGCGCGTGATTACGCAGGGCGCCGCCCATGTCGACGATCTTCAGTTCACCTCCGATGGCCGGACGCTGGTCTACACCGAGATGAGCGGTTCCAGTCCGGTGGAGATCTACCGCGCGGCGAGCGGCGGCGGAACCCCGCAGCCGGTGACGCGCCTGAACGATGCGCTGCTTGAGTCTTACGACCTGCGGCGGCTGGAGGATTTCACCGTGGCCGGGGCCGACAACACGCCGGTACACAGCTTCCTGCTAAAACCACCGAATTTTGATGCAAACAGGAAATATCCGGTTCTGTTTCTGATCCACGGCGGGCCGCAGGGCGCCTGGGGCGAGACCTTCAGTTTCCGCTGGAATCCGCAGGTCTTCGCCACCGCCGGTTTTGTGGTGGTGATGCCCAACCCGCGCGGCTCCACCGGCTACGGGACGAAGTTCACCGACGAGATCAACGGCGACTGGGGCGGCAAGGTGTACGACGACATCATGGCAGTGGTGCGCCATGTCGAGAGGTTGCCTTACGTGGATCCGGAGCGGTTCGCCGCCGCCGGCGGCAGCTACGGCGGCTACATGGTGAACTGGATCCTCGGCCACACGGACCGCTTCCGCGCGCTCGTGTCCCATGCCGGCGTCTACGACCTGTACAGCATGGGCGGCGAAACCGAAGAGCTGTGGTTCCCCCTCTGGGAGTTCAAAGGACTGCCGTGGGAGAACCCGGAGATGTACGACAAATGGTCGCCCTCGCGGTATGCGGCCAACTTTCGCACACCCACGCTCGTGATCCACGGCGAGCTCGACTACCGCGTGCCCTATGGTCAGGGATTGCAGCTTTTCACCGCGCTTCAGGTGAAAAAGGTGCCGTCAAAACTGGTCCTCTTTCCCGACGAGGGCCACTGGGTGCTGAAGCCGCAGAACTCGCTGTTCTGGTACCGGACGTTCCTGGACTGGGTGACCGAGTGGACCGCAAAGAAGCCCTGA
- a CDS encoding cytochrome b561: protein MSSQALPVARWRIHRRLYDWMMQWAHSPHSQAALFLLAFAESSVFPIPPDALLIALVLGAPGRWLLLAGICTAGSVLGGIAGYGIGRFLMDTVGMRVIEFYHAQQYYRQVMAWYQQYDFWIVFTAAFTPIPYKVFTIASGAFQMNVAGFTAVSLAGRGARFFLVAGLLRLFGEPVRRFIDRYFDWLALAFVILLAGGFVLLRYAR from the coding sequence ATGAGCTCACAGGCCCTGCCCGTGGCGCGCTGGCGCATCCACCGCCGGCTCTATGACTGGATGATGCAATGGGCGCACAGCCCCCATAGCCAGGCCGCGCTGTTTCTGCTCGCCTTTGCCGAATCGAGCGTCTTCCCGATCCCTCCCGACGCGCTCCTGATCGCGCTGGTGCTGGGCGCGCCCGGGCGCTGGCTGCTGCTGGCAGGCATCTGTACCGCAGGCAGCGTGCTCGGCGGCATCGCCGGCTACGGCATCGGCCGCTTCCTGATGGACACGGTCGGCATGCGCGTCATCGAGTTCTATCACGCGCAGCAGTATTACCGGCAGGTGATGGCCTGGTACCAGCAGTATGATTTCTGGATTGTTTTTACTGCTGCCTTCACACCCATTCCGTACAAGGTATTCACCATCGCATCGGGCGCGTTCCAGATGAACGTGGCCGGTTTCACCGCTGTTTCTCTCGCCGGCCGCGGAGCGCGTTTTTTTCTCGTCGCCGGGCTGCTGCGCCTGTTCGGCGAGCCGGTGCGGCGTTTTATCGACCGGTATTTTGACTGGCTCGCGCTGGCTTTCGTGATCCTGCTGGCGGGCGGATTCGTGCTGCTGCGCTACGCGCGCTGA
- a CDS encoding collagen-binding protein: MRVAKDLLILFWAVAVPAPAEIRGTVRDAAGGERLALVRVTLACGERTESIVTGMEGRFAFAGDVQPGCVLTAHLVGYRPVRLELSGEAEIEIALTPDTLTRRESVDVREGAFSVQVEGSPSERVLRGVEMKTLAGVLVDDPLRAVQALPGVASSRDYIAQFSLRGAAFERTGVLLDGVLLHSPFHTVQSQEKTGSVSIINADLVEEMVLHAGAPPVQYYDRTAGALEMRLRDGSRAAPAIRVNAGVASTGVILEGPVGRQRRGSWLAAARKSYLQYLLRRSTADDWLAFGYVDAEGRFTWDLTPAQQVTLSILDGRSDLDRTHVRERLGLNSIMNGEYHATLASAAWRWAPASNVLVTQRLAWMRERAYNVNNLELELNRMGYGEWVWNGSVAWSWNPRSPFEAGGVARRLHDDGFTARYQFNPLALRRKDNWHGTGVRGGAFLRQLHTTRWITVGVGARIDGDSVAGPAAVSPHASLAVRLASRTRVTAAWSQAVQYPSLMVRFVDKMGNRFLAPERANHFVTGFEHLLDDRTRFRVETFYRADRDLIAQPLAEPRLLANGLVFVPPVSPPYVNSVRGSARGVELFLERRSANRLSGWLSYGWVKTRMRDSVTGATFPADSEQRHTVTLFGSWRVSPSVHFSARYSYGSNYPIPGFLRWQNGQYYLSDHRNTLRLPAYHRLDFRLNKSFHVETAGGWTWRGMLYAEVMNATNRRNTTFDAFNGFNSATGQAYVSFLKLFPVVPAAGLMIEWERSLRGR; the protein is encoded by the coding sequence ATGCGGGTTGCAAAGGACCTGCTAATCCTTTTTTGGGCCGTGGCCGTGCCTGCCCCGGCGGAGATCCGCGGAACCGTGCGGGACGCGGCCGGCGGAGAACGGCTGGCGCTGGTGCGCGTGACGCTCGCCTGCGGAGAGCGCACGGAAAGCATCGTCACCGGCATGGAAGGCCGGTTTGCGTTTGCGGGCGACGTCCAGCCCGGGTGCGTGCTCACGGCGCATCTGGTGGGTTATCGGCCAGTGCGGCTGGAGTTGTCGGGCGAGGCGGAGATCGAAATCGCCCTGACCCCGGACACGCTCACACGGCGGGAGTCCGTGGACGTGCGCGAGGGCGCCTTCTCCGTGCAGGTGGAAGGCAGCCCAAGCGAACGGGTGCTGCGTGGCGTGGAGATGAAGACGTTGGCGGGCGTGCTCGTCGACGATCCGCTGCGCGCCGTACAGGCGCTGCCGGGCGTGGCCTCTTCCAGGGACTACATCGCACAGTTCAGCCTGCGCGGGGCAGCCTTTGAACGGACGGGCGTCCTGCTGGACGGAGTGCTGTTGCACAGCCCCTTCCACACGGTGCAGAGCCAGGAGAAGACGGGTTCGGTATCGATCATCAATGCTGACCTGGTGGAGGAGATGGTTCTGCACGCGGGTGCTCCGCCCGTTCAGTATTACGACCGTACGGCCGGGGCGCTCGAGATGCGGCTGCGCGACGGCAGCCGCGCTGCGCCGGCGATCCGGGTGAATGCGGGCGTCGCCAGCACCGGAGTCATCCTGGAAGGGCCGGTCGGCCGGCAGCGGCGGGGCTCCTGGCTTGCGGCGGCGCGGAAGAGCTACCTGCAATATCTGTTGCGGCGAAGCACGGCCGACGACTGGCTGGCCTTTGGCTACGTCGACGCGGAGGGCCGTTTCACCTGGGACCTGACGCCGGCGCAGCAGGTGACGCTATCGATCCTCGACGGCCGGTCGGACCTGGACCGCACGCACGTGCGCGAGCGGCTGGGGCTGAACTCGATCATGAACGGCGAATATCATGCCACGCTGGCCAGCGCCGCCTGGCGCTGGGCGCCGGCATCGAACGTGCTGGTGACGCAGCGGCTCGCGTGGATGCGGGAGCGCGCCTACAACGTCAACAACCTGGAGCTGGAACTGAACCGCATGGGGTATGGCGAATGGGTATGGAACGGCAGCGTGGCCTGGAGCTGGAATCCGCGTTCGCCGTTTGAGGCCGGCGGCGTGGCGCGGCGGCTGCATGACGACGGCTTCACGGCGCGCTACCAGTTCAACCCGCTCGCGCTGCGACGCAAGGACAACTGGCACGGGACCGGGGTCCGCGGCGGCGCCTTCCTGCGGCAGCTCCATACAACCCGGTGGATCACCGTCGGCGTGGGGGCGCGCATCGACGGCGATAGCGTGGCGGGCCCGGCGGCGGTTTCGCCCCACGCTTCGCTCGCCGTTCGGCTGGCTTCCCGCACGCGGGTGACAGCCGCATGGAGCCAGGCCGTCCAGTACCCGTCGCTGATGGTCCGTTTCGTCGACAAAATGGGCAACCGTTTCCTCGCCCCGGAACGCGCCAATCATTTCGTGACAGGCTTCGAGCATCTATTGGACGACCGGACGCGGTTCCGCGTGGAGACGTTCTACCGGGCGGACCGGGACCTGATTGCACAGCCGCTCGCCGAGCCGCGCCTGCTGGCCAACGGGCTGGTGTTCGTGCCCCCCGTCTCTCCCCCGTATGTAAATTCCGTGCGCGGCTCCGCACGCGGCGTGGAACTGTTCCTCGAGCGGCGCTCCGCCAACCGGCTGTCCGGCTGGCTTTCCTACGGGTGGGTGAAAACGCGGATGCGCGACTCGGTCACCGGCGCCACCTTTCCGGCCGACAGCGAGCAGCGCCACACGGTGACGCTGTTCGGAAGCTGGCGCGTGAGCCCGTCGGTGCATTTCAGTGCACGTTATTCGTACGGAAGCAATTATCCTATTCCCGGCTTTTTGCGCTGGCAAAATGGGCAATATTATCTCAGCGATCATAGAAATACCCTGCGTTTGCCCGCCTATCACCGGCTGGATTTCCGCCTCAACAAATCATTCCACGTGGAAACGGCCGGCGGCTGGACATGGCGCGGCATGCTGTATGCCGAAGTGATGAACGCCACCAACCGGCGCAACACGACCTTCGACGCATTCAACGGCTTCAATTCCGCCACTGGCCAGGCCTATGTCAGTTTCCTGAAGCTGTTCCCGGTGGTTCCCGCGGCCGGGCTGATGATCGAGTGGGAGCGAAGCCTACGCGGCCGCTGA
- the miaA gene encoding tRNA dimethylallyltransferase, protein MSEPGLPHPLLVVAGPTCSGKSALALAVARAIGGEIVNCDSLQIYRSLDIGTAKTPPAERAGVPHHLFDLLEPWEVFSAGTYARLARQTLFDIRSRGCVPVVAGGTGFYLRALLEGLAEAPPRDEALRARLLERERRRKGSLHRILRRLDPATAASIHPNDVQKTVRALEICLRARQPASRLFEQGRKPLQGFRALKLGLRPPRQLLIERIHERTRRMFEAGLLNEVRGLLERGVPRDAKALESIGYKEALACLEGALSVPEAIERAAIATRQYAKRQMTWFRKDPEIHWLNGFGDDPNIEAEALIHVRRFLAEFPTVNRT, encoded by the coding sequence ATGAGCGAACCGGGACTCCCGCACCCCCTTCTGGTTGTCGCCGGACCCACCTGCTCCGGCAAGAGCGCGCTCGCTCTGGCCGTGGCCCGGGCCATCGGAGGCGAGATCGTAAACTGCGATTCGCTGCAGATCTACCGCAGCCTCGATATCGGCACCGCCAAGACGCCGCCGGCAGAGCGGGCTGGCGTCCCCCATCATCTCTTCGATCTCCTTGAGCCGTGGGAAGTGTTCAGCGCTGGGACCTACGCCAGACTTGCCCGGCAGACACTTTTCGACATCCGATCCCGCGGATGCGTTCCCGTCGTAGCGGGCGGCACCGGATTCTACCTCCGTGCCCTGCTCGAAGGGCTTGCCGAGGCGCCGCCGCGCGATGAGGCGCTTCGCGCACGGCTGCTGGAGCGCGAACGCAGACGCAAAGGCAGCCTGCACCGGATCCTTCGCCGGCTCGATCCGGCCACGGCCGCCAGCATCCACCCGAATGACGTCCAGAAGACCGTTCGCGCGCTGGAAATCTGCCTGCGCGCGCGCCAGCCTGCTTCCCGGCTGTTCGAACAGGGACGGAAGCCACTCCAGGGTTTCCGCGCGCTGAAGCTCGGCCTTCGGCCTCCGCGTCAACTCCTCATTGAACGGATCCACGAACGGACCCGCCGCATGTTCGAAGCCGGTCTCCTCAACGAAGTTCGAGGACTGCTTGAACGCGGCGTGCCCAGGGACGCCAAGGCACTCGAGTCCATCGGCTACAAGGAGGCGCTGGCCTGCCTTGAAGGCGCCCTCAGTGTGCCCGAGGCGATCGAGCGGGCCGCCATCGCCACCAGACAATATGCGAAACGCCAGATGACCTGGTTCAGGAAAGATCCCGAAATTCACTGGCTGAATGGGTTCGGCGACGATCCAAACATTGAGGCTGAAGCCCTGATTCATGTACGTCGATTCCTGGCGGAATTTCCAACTGTAAACAGAACATGA
- the gpsA gene encoding glycerol-3-phosphate dehydrogenase [NAD(P)+] translates to MKRLAVVGGGSWGTALALVLAPKFDEVRLWVYEADLAERMARTRVNDLFLPGFELPAQVRPGADLRAAVEGADIVLSVMPSDHVRRLYTEMLPWLEPRMLFVSATKGLEQRTLRRMSEVIAEVVSQRFPPRVGVLSGPTFAREVARGEPAAVVISSQDAELARSVQQAFAGPTFRLYTNGDPIGVELGAALKNVIAIAAGVCTGLGLGANTLAALITRGLAEISRLAVAAGGQARTLAGLAGLGDLVLTCTGELSRNRRVGIELGQGRRLEEILAAMRMVAEGVHTTYAAVELAGRFEVEMPITREMNAVLRGHKSPRESLRELMERSLKEE, encoded by the coding sequence GTGAAGCGGCTCGCCGTGGTGGGCGGCGGGAGCTGGGGCACGGCGCTTGCCCTTGTGCTCGCGCCGAAGTTCGACGAGGTGCGGCTGTGGGTCTACGAAGCGGACCTGGCCGAACGGATGGCGCGAACGCGCGTGAACGACCTGTTCCTGCCCGGGTTCGAGTTGCCGGCCCAGGTACGGCCGGGGGCAGACCTGCGGGCCGCGGTCGAGGGCGCCGACATCGTGCTGAGCGTGATGCCGTCGGACCATGTGCGGCGCCTGTACACGGAGATGCTGCCATGGCTGGAGCCGCGGATGCTTTTCGTCAGCGCGACCAAGGGGCTGGAACAGCGCACGCTCCGGCGGATGTCCGAGGTGATCGCGGAAGTGGTTTCGCAGCGTTTCCCGCCGCGGGTAGGCGTTCTCAGCGGCCCGACCTTCGCGCGCGAAGTCGCGCGCGGCGAACCGGCGGCGGTGGTGATCTCCTCGCAGGATGCCGAGCTGGCCCGTAGCGTGCAGCAGGCATTTGCAGGTCCGACGTTTCGACTCTACACCAACGGCGATCCCATCGGCGTGGAGCTGGGCGCGGCTCTCAAGAACGTGATTGCCATCGCGGCAGGCGTCTGCACTGGTTTGGGACTTGGGGCCAACACGTTGGCGGCGCTGATCACGCGCGGCCTGGCGGAGATCAGCCGGCTCGCCGTGGCGGCCGGCGGCCAGGCGCGGACGCTGGCCGGGCTGGCGGGGCTTGGCGACCTGGTGCTGACCTGCACGGGCGAGCTCAGCCGCAACCGCCGGGTGGGCATTGAACTGGGCCAGGGCCGGAGGCTCGAGGAGATCCTGGCCGCCATGCGCATGGTGGCGGAGGGAGTCCACACAACCTACGCTGCCGTGGAACTCGCTGGCCGGTTTGAGGTCGAGATGCCCATCACGCGGGAAATGAACGCCGTGCTGCGCGGACACAAGAGCCCGCGGGAAAGCCTGCGGGAGCTGATGGAGCGTTCGCTGAAAGAAGAATAG
- the plsY gene encoding glycerol-3-phosphate acyltransferase, translating into MIEKFLAIFAAYLIGGIPFGYLIVKLRTGRDVRTMGSGNIGATNVLRTTGRAWGVLTLVLDIAKGWAACALMERVAGGSPGWVAAAGVAVVLGHAFPVYLRFHGGKAVASFVGVALHLAPWALAAVAAVFVVTVAYTRYVSLGSMVGAGLFPFAVWLLYHPPLQVLAAIVFSSAFIIWRHRSNIERLMAGTENALSFGGKKK; encoded by the coding sequence ATGATTGAGAAATTTCTCGCCATTTTCGCCGCTTATCTGATCGGCGGCATTCCTTTCGGGTATCTGATCGTGAAGCTGCGCACCGGCCGCGACGTGCGCACGATGGGCAGCGGCAATATCGGGGCGACCAACGTGCTGCGCACCACCGGCCGGGCCTGGGGCGTGCTGACGCTCGTGCTCGACATCGCCAAGGGCTGGGCGGCCTGCGCGCTGATGGAACGCGTGGCGGGCGGGTCGCCCGGGTGGGTGGCCGCGGCAGGCGTCGCGGTGGTGCTCGGCCACGCCTTTCCGGTGTACCTGCGCTTTCACGGCGGCAAAGCGGTGGCGAGTTTTGTGGGCGTGGCGCTGCACCTGGCGCCGTGGGCGCTGGCGGCCGTGGCCGCGGTGTTCGTGGTCACTGTGGCCTATACCCGGTACGTTTCGCTCGGCTCGATGGTAGGCGCCGGGCTGTTCCCCTTCGCCGTCTGGCTCCTGTACCATCCGCCTCTTCAGGTGCTGGCGGCCATCGTGTTTTCCAGCGCGTTCATCATCTGGCGGCACCGCTCCAACATCGAGCGACTGATGGCGGGCACGGAGAACGCCCTCTCGTTCGGAGGGAAGAAGAAGTGA
- a CDS encoding RNA 2',3'-cyclic phosphodiesterase yields MRLFVGLDLPYEVRRNLELLLQLLRPKADLQWSPPANLHITTKFIGEWPEEDLEILRDALAGLAVPGEFRVDIQGLGWFPDADRPRVFWAGIRAGEPLAALARATEDACAALGIERENRPYSPHLTLARIRRPVDLGPLRRAIEGLATDHFGRFTAAEFHLYESKLRPGGSIYTKLASFPLKK; encoded by the coding sequence ATGCGCCTGTTTGTCGGCCTGGACCTGCCCTACGAAGTGCGGCGCAACCTCGAGCTGCTGCTGCAACTGCTGCGGCCGAAGGCGGACCTTCAGTGGAGTCCGCCCGCCAACTTGCACATCACGACGAAATTCATCGGAGAATGGCCGGAAGAGGACCTGGAAATTCTCCGGGACGCACTGGCCGGGCTGGCCGTGCCCGGCGAATTTCGAGTGGATATCCAGGGGCTGGGCTGGTTTCCGGACGCGGACCGGCCGCGCGTCTTCTGGGCGGGGATCCGGGCCGGCGAGCCGCTGGCGGCGCTGGCCCGTGCCACCGAAGACGCCTGCGCCGCACTGGGCATTGAGCGCGAGAACCGCCCCTACAGCCCGCATCTGACGCTGGCGCGCATCCGGCGGCCGGTGGACCTCGGGCCGCTGCGCCGTGCGATCGAGGGGCTGGCCACGGACCATTTCGGCCGCTTTACGGCCGCGGAATTCCATCTTTATGAGAGCAAATTGCGCCCCGGCGGCAGCATTTACACCAAATTAGCGAGTTTTCCGCTGAAAAAATGA
- a CDS encoding putative 3-methyladenine DNA glycosylase, with product MSGRVLPRSFYARPTVEVARSLLGQRLEYQGRGGRILEVEAYLPEGDEAAHAWRGRTARTEVLFGPPGHAYVFLAYGMYHCLNVVAEPPGIPGCVLIRAVEGVGRGPGRLTRALGITLEHNGWDLVSSPLRILRQHPPARESITVTPRIGIRRSAHLPLRFVLET from the coding sequence ATGAGCGGCCGAGTCCTGCCCCGCAGCTTTTACGCCCGCCCCACGGTGGAGGTGGCCCGCTCGCTGCTCGGCCAGCGGCTGGAGTATCAGGGCCGCGGCGGCCGGATCCTGGAAGTGGAAGCCTACCTGCCCGAAGGCGACGAGGCGGCCCACGCCTGGCGCGGCCGCACGGCGCGCACTGAGGTCCTTTTCGGCCCGCCCGGCCACGCCTATGTCTTCCTCGCCTACGGGATGTATCACTGCCTGAACGTCGTCGCCGAACCGCCCGGCATCCCGGGCTGTGTGCTGATCCGCGCCGTGGAAGGCGTCGGCCGGGGACCGGGCAGGCTCACCCGCGCCCTGGGCATCACGCTCGAACACAACGGCTGGGACCTGGTGAGCAGCCCGCTGCGAATCCTGCGCCAGCACCCGCCGGCACGCGAATCCATCACCGTCACGCCCCGCATCGGCATCCGCCGCTCGGCCCACCTGCCGCTGCGGTTCGTGCTCGAAACTTGA